TGAGCACGAGTTCCACCTCGCACACCGCGGCCCAGGCGCCCTCGCCGCGCACCTCGTCGCAGCGGAGCAGGCGGCCGTCGAGCACGAAGTCGCTCCGGCGCACCAGGCGGTCGTCCACCACGGCGGCGGCGAGGCCGGCCGCCTCCAGCGCGCGGCGGAGCACGGCGGTGAGCATCTCGGCGGGCGGCTCGGCCCAGCGGTGGTACTCGTGGTATTCGACGTCGGCGGCGCCGCGGCGCGACACGATGCGCTCGCGGTAGCGCGAGGCGGCGCCCAGCGCGCGCACGGCGAGCACGCCGCGGGCCGCGCCGCCGGCGCCGGGCGCGGGCGCGAGGGGAGGCGGGTCAAGGCTGTAGTAGTGGATGGGCGCGAGCGGCCGCGGCCACAAGGCGCAGCCGGCCGGCAGCACCGCACAAAGGCTCGCGAGCAACGACAGGGCGGCGACCCGCCCCCGGGCAGTTCTCCTCATCGGTTCTTCCCCTCTGCTGCGTGTCATGGTCACGGCTCGCCTCGCCTGCCCCGCAGGATGGCCGACGGGTCGCGCTCGAGGGTCTCGAGCAGTTCGCGGGCCGCGCGGAGCACGCCGTCGAGCTCCTCGAGGGAGCGCGAGAGGTCGCGCTCGACGTTGGCGAGCGAGCGGCGGACGTCGTCGCGGCCGGCCGCGACGAGTCTAGCGGCGGCGCCCACGTCGGCGGCGCCCTTGCCCACATTCTCGGCGGCCTCGCGGAGGCTCTTGTTCGTGCCCGCCAGGTCGAGGCCCTCGAGCTGGCCCTCGACCTTGGCCAGCGCGTCGCCGAGGCGGCGGACCGCGTCGGCCAGGGGCTTGCGGTTCTCGTCGAGGGCCGCCTGCGCCGTGTCGAGGAGTTTCTGGGCGCGGGTGCCCGTGGCGTCGGCGGCCTTCTGGAGCTCCTTGGCGGCATCGGCCACAGCGCCGGCGGTCTTCTCGAACTCGGCCTGGGCCGAGCGGATGGCCTTGTCGAGCGAGGCGGCGAGGGTGGAGGTCTGCGCCCGCAGTTCCTCAATGGCCTTGTGGGCCGAGGCGAGGGCCTCCTCGGCGCGGCGGAAGAGGGTGGGGATGTCATCGGGCTTGACCTTCGAGAGGGCCTCGTCGAGGCGCTCGATGAGCTTCGTGGCGCGCTGGAGCGTGAGCGGCACCGTGTCGGCGAAGGTCTCCTCCAGGCCGGCCATGAGCGAGGGCTGGACGGGGATGAACGAGCCCGGCTCGAGCGCCGGGGCCTCGCGGTCGGTGCCGCCTGAGAGGTCCACCACGTAGGGGCCGAAGATCGAGAGCAGGCTGTAGCGGGCCCGGATACCCTGGCGCACGGTGACCTTGGTGGGGTCAATGCCGAGGGTGACGCCGACCTTGTTCTCCGGGGTCACGCGCAGGTCGATCACCTTGCCCACGGTGACGCCGCGGTAGCTGACGCGCGAGCCCTCGGTGAGGCCGGGGATGCTCTCCTCGAACTCCACGTGGTAGCGGTCGAGCCGCTGGCGCTGGAGGCCGGTGAGGGTCACGGTCACGATGGCGAAGAGCGCCAGCGCGCCGAGGAGGAAGATGCCGACTTCGGTCTTCTGTCGCTTGGTAGCCACGGGACGGGTTCCTCAACGGGGAGCGGCGTGCGGCGGGGCCGCATCGGCCCCTGGGTGGAAGAAGCGGGCGACCTCGGGGTCGGGCGATTCGTCCACGGCGGCGAGCGGCCCGAGGAAACGTTGCGTGCCGCCCGCGAGCATGAGCACGCGGTCGGCGATGGTGCGGATGGACTCGAGGCTGTGCGTCACGGCCACCACCGTGATGCCCAGCACGCGGCGCAGGCGCAGGATGAGCTGGTCGAGGCCGGCGGCCGTCACGGGGTCGAGGCCGGCCGACGGCTCGTCGAAGAAGACCAATTCGGGGTCGAGCGCCAGGGCGCGGGCCAGGGCCACGCGCTTGCGCATGCCGCCCGAGAGGTCGGCCGGCATCTTGCCCCCCGCGTGGGTCAGGCCCACCAGGCTCAGCTTCATCGCCACGAGCGCCGGGATCAGGTCGCGGCTCAGGCCCCGCTCGCGCATCGGCAGCGCCACGTTCTCCGCCGCCGAGATGGAGGCGAACAGGGCGTCCGACTGGAACGACACGCCGAAGCGGGCGCGGAAGCGGTCCAGCTCGTCCTCCTCCATCCGCGCGATGTCCTGGCCCCACAGGCGCACGGTGCCGCTGGCGGGCCGGAGCAGGCCGATGAGGTGGCGGAGCAGCGTGGTCTTGCCGCAGCCGCTCACGCCCACGATGGCCAGGATCTCGCCGGGCGGCACAGTGAAGCTCACGCCGTCGAGCACGCGCGTCGAGCCGTACTCGGCCACGAGGTTCTCGACTTCGATCACCGGGTCCATGCCGCCTCACACGAAGAAGAAGAACGTGGCGAAGGCCATGTCGGCCACGATGATCAGAAAGATGTCAATCACCACCGACCGCGTGGTGGCGAGGCCGATGCCGCGCGCGCCGCCCTCGACGCGCAGCCCGTTGTGGCAGGCCACCAGGGCGATGATGACGGCGAAGATGCCGCTCTTGAAGAGGCCCTGGAGGATGTCGCCCAGCGCCGCCGCGGCCACGAGCTCGTTCCACCAGGCCACGGGGCTCTCGCCCAGGATGCTGATGCCCACGAACGAGCCGCCCGCGTTGCCCGCGGCCATCGCCAGCACGGTGAGCGCCGGCACGGCGAGCAGCAGTGCCCACAGCTTCGGCACGAGGAGGAAGCGCGCGACGTTCAGCCCCATCGAGCGCAAGGCGTCAATCTCCTCGCGCACCCGCATCGTGGCCAGCTCGGCCGTGATGGCGGCGCCGGAGCGCGCCGACACGATGATGGCGGTGAGGAACGCCCCCAGCTCGCGCGCGAAGGCCACCACCACCAGATCGGCCACGTAGATCGTCGCCCCGAACTGCTTGAGCTGCGCGGCCGAGAGCAGCGCGATGATCACGCCGAGCAGGAAGTTCAGCAGCGCCACGATGCCGAGGGCCCGCACGCCCATCTCGTGCAGTTCGTCGAGCAGCGCGCCCCAGCGCAGGCCCTTGCCGCGAAGCGGGGCCAGCACGGCCCAGTAGAGCAGGTCCACCGCCAGCGCGACCGCGGCGCGCAACTCGTCCCGCGCAGCGAAGGCTCGCCCCCCGAGCCGTTCCAGGAGGCCCTCCGACGGCGGCGGGCTCGGGGGCGTTTCCTCGAGCGCCGGCCTGACCAGCTCCAGCAGCTCGGCGGCGCGGCCCCGCGCGCCTTCGAGCTTCAGCTCGGCCCCGCGCTCGCGGGCCGTGCGCGCCGCGAGCTGAAGGAAGGCAGCACCCTGCGTGTCCATCCGCTCCACGCCGCGGAGGTCCACCCGCACGCTCGAGGCGCCCGCGGCCAGGCGCGCTCGGGCGGCCTCGAGCAGGGCACGGCCCGCCTCCTGCGACAGCCGGGCCGGCGCGACGAGAGGCCCTTCGTCCCGCTCAGGGGTGGGCGTGGCACTTCGGGGTTGCATGTCGCCCTCGCGATCCGGGCGCCCCGGCGCCGCAGTCCGCAATCCCAAATCCCCAATCCGCCATCACTTCTTCGGCCTGCCGTCGGTGCCCAAAGGCGCGTCGCCCGGCAGATCGCCCATGGCCCACAGCAGCCCGTTGACCAGGTGCTTCTGGAAGCGTTCGTCGGCCCACACGTTCTTGCCGTGCCCCAATGCCGTGTAGAAGACCTTGCCTTTGCCATACGGGTGGCACCAGGCGATGCCGAAGTCCTTGTCCTCGCGCAGGCCCGGCTTCGTCACGTCCACCGAGGCGTTGTCGAGGCTCATCAGCACGTGGGTCTTCTCGCGCGACCACGGGTTGAACATGTAGATTTCGTCCTGCACCTCGAAGGCCTCGCCCAGATTGGCCGAGGCGGGGTGCTTGGGGTCCTCGACGATCACCCGCACCTTCTGGCTCCAGGGGTGGCTCACGAAGACGCCGTTGACCATCTCGTTGTACTCGGGCCACTTGGTGGCCGGGCACATGTAGCTGGCCGAGTGGATGCCCACGAAGCCTTTGCCGCCCTTGACGAACTCGATCAGCGCCTTCTTGTTCTCGTCGGTCAGCGGCGGCGTCACCTTGGTCAGCTCGCCGCCGCCGTAGCTCACCATCGCGTCGAACCTGCCGAGGTACTCGGGCGTCCACTTCGAGCAGTCGGTGCACTCCTCGACGTCGAACGCGTCGTTCTTGGCCCCCCAGTCCTTGAGCACCTGGAGCACGGCGGCGATGCCTTCGCCGTGTCGGAAGCCCTCGGTCTGGGAGAAGTAGACGATGTGGCGCTTGGCTCCGGCCTCCGCCACGACACCAGCCGCCACCACGAACACCGCCAGCCAACCCATGCATCTTGCCCGCATGCCGCACCTCCTTGTCACACGTCGCGCTCCAACATGTTGACTTCGACGGCGCTCCGGTCGTCGAGGTCGAAACGCAGGGTCTTGATCTCGAATGGTCTCAGGCGGCCCGTCCAGGCGGCCTGGGCGAAATGCACGTCCACGCGGGCCGGGGTTTCGCGGCCGGCGGTCTCAACGAAGCGCACGATCAGGCCGTCGCCCTCCTCGGCCTTCTTGAGCACGGTGAGCAGCAGGTTGTCGGGCTTCACCTCGACGGCCGAGCCGTAGCTCGACACCATGCCGTCCTGCACGTCCTCGAAGCGGTAGAAGACCGGCACGTTGAGGGCCTGGGCCTCGCGGGCCACGCCGGCGTCCTGCCACGAGCCGGCGTGCGGCACGAGGCGGTAGCGGAAGATGTGCTCGCCCTGGTCGGTGTACTGGTATTCCACGCCCGGCTCGGGCTTGCGCGGGTCGTGGAAGGCATAGATGGGGCTGCGCAGCAGGCTCAAGCGTATCTCGGCGCCCAGCACGTCGGCACCGTAGATGCCGTCGTTGAGGACGGCCAGCCCCGCCGGCTGGCTGCCGACGGTGCCCGACAGGTCGAGCCAGCGCTGGATCGGCTCCTCTTCGCCGTTTGCCGTGCGCGCGATGCTGCCATAGGGCACCTCGGCCGTGACGGCCGGCCGCTCGATGGCCGTGGGGAACGCGAGCTTGAGCATCTTGTGGCGCTCGTGCCAGTCCACGACCAGGCACACGTCCACCTTCGCCGCCCCATCGTAGAGGTAGAAGGTCTGCTCGGCGGTGGAGCGGCCCCAGCGATAGCGCACGCGGAGCGCGCCGCGCACCGGGCCGGCCTCGAGGAGCTCGGGCGGCCCAGCGGGCTCGAAGCGCCCGACCTCGTCGCGGAAGCTCGCCACGTCGTGGCTCCACGTGTCGCTCAGATCGCGCAGCACCACGAGCGCGCCGCCGGGGCCAGCGAGCAGGTTGGCGCCCTCAGGCTTTCGGTGCAGCACGCTGAGCGCGCCGGTCTCAGGGCTGATCTCGAGGCGCAGGTGTTGGTTTTCCATGGAGACCGGCGTCACCACCAGGCCCGAACCGTCGGTCTTCGGGGCGTGCTCGGTGCTCAGGTGGTAGCAGGCGAAGCCGAGCGAGCGCAGGCGCGTGCGGAACACCAGATGGCCCTCCACCCGCTGCACGGGCACCTCGTTGAACTGCTCGTCGAAGACGGCGATCTGCGGCGCGTCGTCCTGCGGGTGAAGCTCGATCACGTCGTCGCGGTCAAAGCCCAGGGGGTTGAAAAACACGACGGGCGAGGCCCCGCGCGTGGTGTCCACGTTCCGGCCCCAGAGGGCGAGCGAGTCGGTGATCACCTTCAGCGCGGTCTCGCGCACGGCGTCGAGCAGGGGCCAGGCGTCGTCGTAGGCTTCGGGGATGCTCGTGCCGGCCAGCACGTCGTGAAACTGGTGGAAGAGCACGGTCTCCCAGGCCTTGCGCAGGGCGGCCTGCTGCGGCTCGGCGCCGAAGGCCGCCGCGGCGATGGCTGCGAAGCGCTCGGCGGCCAGAAGCAGTTCCTCGCATTCGTGGTTGGCCCGCTTGATCGCGGCCACCACGCTGTAGCAGCCGCGTGCGTGGTGCTGGAGCTCGTCGGCCACGACGGGCAGGCGGTCCCGCTCGCCCGCCACGGCGTCGAAGAAGCGCTGCGGCGTGCTGAAGACGGCGTTGGGCGCGGCCGGGTCGGCCTGGGCGGCCAGGATGCTCGCGATATTGGCCTTGGTCGGCCCGCCGCCGTGGTCGCCCACGCCGTAGAAGCACATCACGTGACGGAGGCCCAGCGGCGCCTGCTCGGCCGCGGTGCGGATGCGCGCGGCAATCTCGTCGGGGCCGCAGCAGTAGTGGTGCGGCGGGCGGCACGTGACGACCTGCGAGCCGTCGGGCGCCTGCCACAGGAACAGGCCGGCCGGCAGCGTCTTCTCGTGCGGCCCGGGGCGGAAGAAGACGTAGCTGTCGAGGCCGCACTTCCTGAGGATCTGCGGCAGCGTGCCCGCGTGGCCGAACGAATCCACGTTGTAGCCCACCCGCACGTCCACCCCGAACTTCGCCTGGAAGTAGCGTTTGGCGTAGAGGGCCTGGCGCACGAACGACTCGCCGCAGGGGAGGTTGCAGTCGGGCTGCTCCCACCAGCCGCCCACGACGCACCAGCGCCCCTCGGCCACGCGCTGGCGGATGCGCTCGAAGAGCGCCGGCTCGTGCTCCTCGAGCCACTGATACGTCGCCGCCGACGAGCGGCAGAAGACGAAGCCGGGCGTCTCCTCCATCCGGTCGAGCGCCGCGGCGCACGTGCGGCGCACCTCGTCGAAACCTTCCGCGGCGCGCCACAGCCACACGGGGTCAATGTGCGCGTTCCCAATCATGTGAACGGTGATGCTCTTCAGCGACCCTTCGGCCATGTGCAGGCGACCTCTCCGGCGGGCCTGGGGTGTGGTCCGATGTTGAACGGCAGTATAGCACGAAGCCGGCCGAGGCGCAATCGCCCGGGAGTCCGGCCAGCCTCCCGCGCCGATTGACTCCCCCGCCTTGCGCGGCTATGGTGGACGGCGTTGCCGCAAGGGCACAGCGGCCCGGCGCGGCTCTCGACCCTCTCCGCGGTTGCGGAGCGCGTGCTCATGACCACCCACTCCTCGCGCGAGCCGGGCACGGGCCTGGCGCTCTCGGGCGGAGGGTTCCGCGCCACGCTGTTCCACCTGGGCAGCCTCTGGCGCCTCAACGAGTTCGGCCTCCTGCGCCGCCTGAGCGTCGTCACCAGCGTCTCGGGCGGCTCGATCACCGCGGGCGTCCTCGCCCACCGATGGAGCCGGCTGGCGTTCGACGCCGACGGCGTGGCCACGAACTTCCGCGAGGAGATCGCGGCGCCCTTGCGCGCGTTCTGCACGCGCCACGTGGACCTGGCGGCGGGCCTCGCCGGCATGCTGCCGGGGGTGAGCGGCGCCGACGTCGCGGCCAGCCGCTATCGCCAACACCTCTTCGGCAAGGCCACGCTCCAGGACCTCCCCGACGCCGGCCCCCGCGCGCCGCGCTTCATCTTCTACGCCACGAGCCTCCAGACCGGCGCCAGCGTGCGGATGGGCAAGGAGTATCTGGCCGACTACAAGGTCGGAATGCTTCCAGCCCCCGACATCGGGCTGGCCGACGCCGTGGCCGCCTCGAGCGCCTTCCCGCCCGTGCTCTCGCCCATGATCATCAAGACGAGTCCCGAACAGTGGGTGGACCTGGAGGGAACGCGGGCCTTCGGCGACGCGGCCTTTCGTTCGCGCCTCGTGCTCACCGACGGCGGCGTCTACGACAACCTGGGCCTGGAGGCGATCTGGGACCGCTACGAGACCGTGCTGGTGAGCGACGCCGGCGCCCCGCTGACCCTCGAGGCCCGGCCCTCCGCCGTGTGGGCCTGGCTCACGGCGCGCGTGCAGAATCTCCTCTCGGAGCAGGCCCGGGCGATTCGCAAGCGCCACCTCATCACCGCCTTCCGCCGCCAGGTGTGCCGCGGCACCTACTGGGGCATCAGCACACACATCAACGACTATCAGTTGCCCACGGCGATGACGCGCGACACCGCCTTCACGGCGTCGCTGAAGTCGCTCCGCACACGCCTCAACCCCTTCAGCCCGCTCGAGCAGGGCTGCCTGATCAACTGGGGCTACGCGCTCACCGACGCCGCAATGCGCCGCCACGTGCTCCCCGGCGGCGACCCCGGCCAGTGGCCCGACCCCAACTACCCGCTCTAGCCCGCGGAGGTGGAGTATGGCGCGACGACGCAGCCGCAGAATCCCGGCCCGCGGTCCGGTGGCGCTCCTCGCGGCGCTCGTCGCCGCCGCCGCGGCCTACTGGACCACGCGCCAGCCCCCCACGGGCGTGCCCGCCCAGGGCATGGTGAGCAAGGTCTCCGATGGCGACACCTTGCACGTGCGCGCCGACGGCGCCGACCACACCCTGCGCCTCATCGGCGTGGACACGCCAGAGCTCCACGAGTCCGACAAGCTCGACCGCGACGCGCGACGCACGGGGCAGGACCGGCGCACCATCCAGGCCCTCGGCCAGCGCGCGCAAGCCTTCACCCGCCGCCTGTGCGAGGGCAAGATGTGCCGGCTGGAGTTCGACCCCGCCAACGCCGCGAGCGGCCACCGCGACAAGTACGGCCGCCTCCTCGCCTACCTCTTCGTGCCCGGCGAGGACGGCCGCGAGGTGTTCGTCAACGCCGAGATCATCCGCCAGGGCTATGGCGCGGCCATGACCGGCTATGCGTTCGACGCGGCGCGCAAGGCGGAGTTCCTGCGCCTCCAGCGCGACGCGCGCTCCGCCAAACGCGGCCTCTGGGGCGAATGGAAAGAACGCGGGCAGTGAAAATGTAGGGGAGGAAGCCCTGCTTCGCAAGAAGGCTTCCTCCCCCATGCCTCCTCCTTCCCAGGAACTCTTGACTCAGGCGGCGGCATTCGAGCCGTGCCGCGGCCAGCGTCGCACCCTGACACGGGCCAGCGGCCTTGTCGTCAGGCAGGCTCGAATGCCGCCGCCCAGTTTGAGAGTTCTTGAGGGGGTATGGGGGAACTTCTTGCCAAGAGGTTCCCCCAGATGCTTGTCACAGCGTGGGGGCGGTGCGGCGGATGCCGAACTCGCGGTGGCCGAGAACCTCGGAGCGGGTGAGGCGGCCGTTCACCACGTCGAGCATCAACGCCCAGAGGCGGTTGGCGGCTTCGGCGATGGTCTCGCGCCCCTCGGCGATGGGGCCGGCATCGAAGTCCATGTTGTCGCTCATCCACTGGGCCAGGGGCGTGTTGGTGGCAATTTTGAGGACGGGCGCCACGGCGCAGCCGAGCGGCGTGCCGCGGCCCGTGGTGAAGAGCACCAGCGTCGCGCCGCCGGCCACCATGCCCGCCACCGACTCGATGTCGTTCCCCGGCGTGTCCATAAGCACCAGGCCGCGGCTGGTGGGGGCGACGGCGTAGTCGAGCACCTCCTCGATGGGGCTGTGGCCACCCTTGTGCACGCAGCCGAGGGATTTCTCCTCAATGGTGGTGATGCCGCCCTCGATGTTGCCGGGCGAGGGGTTCGAGCCGGTGAGGTCGGCGCCGTAGAAGCGGCAGACCTTTTCGCAGTCGAGCACCATCTTGCGGGCGTCTTCGCCAATCTCGGGGATGGCTCCGCGTTGGGCCAGCAGGTGCTCGGCGCCGATGAACTCGGTGGTTTCGGAAACCATCACTGTGGCGCCGGCCGCCACCGCGCGGTCGGCGATCTCGCCCACCAGCGGGTTGGCCGTGAGGCCCGAGAAGGCGTCGGACGCGCCGCACTCCATGGCGAGCACCAGGCGGTCGAGCGGGCAGGGCTGGCGCACCTGCCGCAGCACCTCGGCGGCGAGAGCGCGGAGCCGTTCGCGTCCGCGGGCGATGGCGGCTGTGGTGCCGCCCTCCTTCTGGATGCCCACGACTTCGGCCGGTTTGCCCGCCTTGCGGATCTCGTCGGCGAAGGCCTCGGCCGCCCATTGCTCGCAGCCGAGCGCCACCACGAGCACCCCGCCCACGTTGGGGTTGGCCCCCGTGCCGGCCAGGGTGCGGAACGTGGCGGCCGCGTCGTCGCCGATCTGCGCGCAGCCGTGCTGATGGCTGATCGCCACGGCCTCGGGCACGGCCTCGGCGATCCTGGCCGCCACGTGGCACGAGCAGCCCACCGTGGGCAACACGAGCAGATGGTTTCTCACGCCCACGGCGCCATTGGGGCGCGGGTAAGCCTGAATGGTGATTCCGGATTTCGGATTGCGGATTGCGGAACTCCGTTTCTGAGCAGCACCCTCTGATTCCTGGCCGCTGCGGGTGGGGCCTCCGTGCCCCGCGGGGCAGAGACGCCCCGCCCACAAGCCGGCCGCCACACGCTGCTGGCGCCCCGACCCGGGAGCCGTGCTCTCAGCCCTCGCCCCTCACCGCTCTCTGGCTCTCGACGTTGTGCACGTGCACGTGTTCGCCGGGGGCGATGGGCCTGGTGGCCCGGCCGATCGGCTGGCCGTACTTGAGCACCGGCTCGTCCTTCGCGATGGCGCGGACGGCGAACTTGTGGCCGCGGGGGATGTCGGCGGCCAGCGTCACGCTCGCCACCTCGAGGGCCACGGTCGTGCCGGCCGCCAGCGGCACGAGCGCCGTGGCCACGCTGTCGCGCAGGTCGAGCTGGATGGCCGTGCGAGGAGCTGGCATAGCGTCCTTTCTTCCCGCCCACAGGGCGCCCGATATGCGCATTGCGGCCCGCCGTTGCCGAGTTCGTGAACCGGGCAGGTCAGGCCTTGTCGCGAGGCACGAAGGGCGACAGCGCGCGGAGCCGGTGCACGATGCGCGGCGTGTGCTCGACGACGAAGTCGATCTCTTCCTGGGTGTTGTAGCGGCTGAGGCTGAAGCGGATGGAGCCGTGGGCGGCGGTGAACGGCACGCCCATGGCGCGCAGCACGTGGCTGGGCTCCAGCGAGCCCGAGGTGCAGGCCGAGCCCGACGACGCGCACACGCCCAGGGCATCGAGGTCCATCAGGATCGACTCGCCCTCGATGAACTCGAAGCTGATGTTGGCGGTGTTGGGCAGGCGGCGGTCGCGGCGGCCGTTCACGTGGGCGTCGGGACAGGTGGCCAGGATGCCCTCTTCGAGGCGGTCGCGGAGCGCGCGCACGCGGGTGACCTCTTCCTTCATGTGCTTCGCGGCGAGTTCGGCGGCGGCGCCGAGGCCGACGATGTAGGGCACGTTCTCGGTGCCGGCCCGGCGGCCGCCTTCCTGGTGCCCGCCGAGCATGAAGGGCGCGAGCCGCGTGCCCTTGCGCACGTAGAGCACGCCCACGCCCTTGGGCGCGTGCAGCTTGTGCCCGCTGAGGGCCAACAGGTCCACCGGCGCCTGCGACAGGTCAATCGGCAGCTTGCCGACGACCTGCACGGCGTCGGTGTGGAAGGTGACCCCTTTGCGGCGGCAGATCTCGCCGATGGCGCCGATGGGAAAGATCACACCCGTCTCGTTGTTCGCCCACATCACCGACACGAGGGCCGTGTCGTCGGTGATGCAGTCGTCGAGCATCTGGAGGTCGAGCAGCCCCTCGCGGTCCACGGGCAGCTCGGTGACGCGATAGCCGTTGGTGCCCAGGTAGCGGCAGGTGGAGAGCACGGCGGGGTGCTCGACGCGGGTGGTGACGACGTGCCGCTTGCGGCCGGCCAGAGCCTCGAGGGTGCCGCGGAGCGCCGCATTATCGCTCTCGGTGCCGCAACTCGTGAAGACGATCTCGGACGGGTCGGCGCCCAGCAGCGCGGCCATCTGCTCGCGCGCGCGCTCCACGTGCTTGCGCACCTGCCCGCCGAAGCTATGCATCGAGGAGGCATTGCCGTACAGCTCGCCGAAGAAAGGCTGCATCGCCTCCACCACCTCGGGCGCGACGCGGGTCGTGGCGTTGTTGTCCAGATAGATGGTCTTCACGGCTTGTCCTCCACCACGACGAGGTCGGGCGAGACGAACTCGCGGAGCTTGGCCCCCACGAAGCCGTCGAGGGTGAACTCGGCGGCGCGGCACATGGCGCAGTGGCCGCGCAGCGCCACGATCACGCGGTTGCCGTCCACGTCAATCAGCTCGATGTCGCCGCCATCTTCCTGGAGCCTCGGGCGCACTTCGCGCTCGAGCACCTCCTGCACGAGCTGAATCTTGCGCATCATCGTGAGGCGCGGGCGGGGTGGCTCGGGGGCCTCGAGCTTCACGGGCTCGCCATGCACACGGGCGAGGATCGCCTTGATCTCGTCCTGGCAGCCGCCGCAACCGCCGCCGGCCTTGCAGTAGTTCGTCACCTCCTCGACCGAGTGGAGGTTGTTCTCGCGGATGACCCGCTCGATCTCGGTCTCGGTGACGCCGAAGCAGGTGCACACCACGCGCCCTTCGAGCACGTGAGCCGTCTTCTTGCCGCCGCTGCGGTAGTACTCGATGGCCGCCTCGAGCGCCTCGCGGCCCATCACCGAGCAGTGCATCTT
The window above is part of the Planctomycetota bacterium genome. Proteins encoded here:
- a CDS encoding UxaA family hydrolase — protein: MTIQAYPRPNGAVGVRNHLLVLPTVGCSCHVAARIAEAVPEAVAISHQHGCAQIGDDAAATFRTLAGTGANPNVGGVLVVALGCEQWAAEAFADEIRKAGKPAEVVGIQKEGGTTAAIARGRERLRALAAEVLRQVRQPCPLDRLVLAMECGASDAFSGLTANPLVGEIADRAVAAGATVMVSETTEFIGAEHLLAQRGAIPEIGEDARKMVLDCEKVCRFYGADLTGSNPSPGNIEGGITTIEEKSLGCVHKGGHSPIEEVLDYAVAPTSRGLVLMDTPGNDIESVAGMVAGGATLVLFTTGRGTPLGCAVAPVLKIATNTPLAQWMSDNMDFDAGPIAEGRETIAEAANRLWALMLDVVNGRLTRSEVLGHREFGIRRTAPTL
- the nifS gene encoding cysteine desulfurase NifS; protein product: MKTIYLDNNATTRVAPEVVEAMQPFFGELYGNASSMHSFGGQVRKHVERAREQMAALLGADPSEIVFTSCGTESDNAALRGTLEALAGRKRHVVTTRVEHPAVLSTCRYLGTNGYRVTELPVDREGLLDLQMLDDCITDDTALVSVMWANNETGVIFPIGAIGEICRRKGVTFHTDAVQVVGKLPIDLSQAPVDLLALSGHKLHAPKGVGVLYVRKGTRLAPFMLGGHQEGGRRAGTENVPYIVGLGAAAELAAKHMKEEVTRVRALRDRLEEGILATCPDAHVNGRRDRRLPNTANISFEFIEGESILMDLDALGVCASSGSACTSGSLEPSHVLRAMGVPFTAAHGSIRFSLSRYNTQEEIDFVVEHTPRIVHRLRALSPFVPRDKA
- the nifU gene encoding Fe-S cluster assembly protein NifU, whose protein sequence is MWDYTSKVMDHFRNPRNVGVIEDADGIGEVGSLACGDALKLTFKLGPDGRIADAKFQTFGCASAIASSSVLTEMIKGMTLDEAAKVTNQDIADVLGGLPEQKMHCSVMGREALEAAIEYYRSGGKKTAHVLEGRVVCTCFGVTETEIERVIRENNLHSVEEVTNYCKAGGGCGGCQDEIKAILARVHGEPVKLEAPEPPRPRLTMMRKIQLVQEVLEREVRPRLQEDGGDIELIDVDGNRVIVALRGHCAMCRAAEFTLDGFVGAKLREFVSPDLVVVEDKP
- a CDS encoding UxaA family hydrolase, whose protein sequence is MPAPRTAIQLDLRDSVATALVPLAAGTTVALEVASVTLAADIPRGHKFAVRAIAKDEPVLKYGQPIGRATRPIAPGEHVHVHNVESQRAVRGEG